The following are from one region of the Staphylococcus schleiferi genome:
- the tenA gene encoding thiaminase II: MTFTDRLFERVKPIWQSYLDHPFVKGIGDGSLDQEKFKHWLKQDYIYLIDYTRLFAIGVTKASDLEMMTTFGELVAGTLNTEMALHRQYAARFGISEQELEETKPASTTLAYTSYMLNLAQRGDIENVIEAVLTCTWSYQYIGEALSQIEGAIDYPFYGEWIEMYSSEAFTTFKDDVVRIMNQVTEGMPEEKLRALEDIVVYTSYFEYMFWDMAENLETWPVPYK, translated from the coding sequence ATGACATTTACAGATCGACTGTTTGAACGGGTAAAACCGATTTGGCAAAGTTATCTTGATCATCCGTTTGTTAAAGGGATTGGTGACGGCTCACTTGATCAAGAAAAGTTTAAACATTGGTTAAAACAAGACTATATTTATTTAATCGATTATACGCGACTCTTTGCGATAGGTGTTACTAAAGCGTCGGATTTAGAGATGATGACAACATTCGGTGAGTTAGTCGCAGGCACATTAAATACAGAAATGGCATTACATAGACAATATGCAGCAAGATTTGGCATTTCAGAACAAGAGTTAGAGGAAACAAAGCCAGCGAGTACGACTTTAGCGTATACGAGTTATATGTTGAATCTTGCGCAACGCGGAGATATTGAAAACGTGATTGAGGCTGTTTTAACGTGTACTTGGAGTTATCAATATATTGGAGAAGCGCTGAGCCAAATTGAGGGTGCGATTGATTATCCATTCTATGGGGAATGGATTGAGATGTATAGTTCGGAAGCATTTACGACATTTAAAGACGATGTTGTACGGATCATGAATCAGGTCACAGAAGGTATGCCCGAAGAGAAGTTACGAGCATTAGAAGATATTGTGGTTTATACGAGCTACTTTGAATATATGTTTTGGGATATGGCAGAAAACCTTGAAACGTGGCCAGTGCCTTATAAGTAA
- a CDS encoding glycosyltransferase family 4 protein — translation MKSITFLMHNIYAVGGTVKTITNLANQLVRQGHQVTIISIFKSKDKPYFNLDSRVIVKPLIYYQLRIRHLMPLAANRIRKFTPLLKPKYLSKYEPGYRQYSSYIEKKIIHAIQNDQSDVFVGTRASHNILIARFGKHHQVTIGMEHMNLDAHSPELKDEILTYYPQLSAVTTLTVQDKKRYAEYLDIPIFVVTNMIDEKRHHIMKKRQIIAAGRFEYEKGFDLLIQAIFEIQDDLRDFGYTVSIFGDGSEKEALQQQINFLRIQDLIFLRPTTQHLSTYIAESKITCIPSRNEGFGMTILEAMNQGSIVISFDGNTGPESIINHGQNGFLVPHHQPSQLAMQILEIMEYDSSKYLKPIIQNGYKTVDNYQPEAIYQQFKDTIDAVVQPHNINS, via the coding sequence ATGAAGTCTATCACTTTTTTAATGCATAACATTTATGCAGTTGGCGGTACAGTAAAAACCATTACAAACCTCGCGAACCAACTCGTTCGTCAAGGACACCAAGTGACAATTATTTCTATTTTCAAATCTAAAGATAAACCCTATTTCAATCTTGATTCACGTGTCATCGTCAAGCCTCTCATCTATTATCAACTCAGAATACGTCACTTGATGCCGCTCGCTGCCAACCGAATTCGTAAATTTACACCGTTATTAAAACCAAAATATTTATCCAAATACGAGCCCGGCTATCGTCAATATTCAAGTTATATTGAGAAAAAAATCATCCATGCCATTCAAAATGATCAATCAGATGTTTTTGTCGGCACGCGTGCAAGCCATAACATATTAATTGCTCGGTTTGGTAAACATCACCAAGTAACAATCGGAATGGAACATATGAACTTAGATGCCCATTCCCCTGAATTAAAAGATGAAATTCTGACTTATTATCCACAACTCAGCGCAGTGACAACTTTAACGGTTCAAGACAAAAAGCGCTATGCTGAATACTTGGATATTCCAATTTTTGTCGTTACCAATATGATTGATGAAAAACGCCACCACATTATGAAAAAGCGACAAATTATTGCTGCAGGTCGATTTGAATATGAAAAAGGGTTCGATCTATTAATACAAGCCATTTTTGAAATTCAAGATGATTTAAGAGACTTTGGTTACACTGTTTCTATTTTTGGTGACGGTAGTGAAAAAGAAGCCTTACAACAACAAATCAATTTTTTACGCATTCAAGATTTAATCTTTTTACGTCCAACAACGCAACACTTAAGTACCTATATTGCTGAAAGTAAGATCACTTGCATACCATCGCGCAACGAAGGATTTGGCATGACCATTTTGGAAGCAATGAATCAGGGGAGCATCGTGATTAGTTTTGATGGCAACACTGGACCCGAATCCATCATAAATCACGGTCAAAATGGATTTTTAGTTCCACACCACCAACCCTCACAATTGGCAATGCAAATATTGGAAATCATGGAATATGATAGCTCTAAATACCTTAAACCGATTATACAAAATGGGTATAAAACTGTAGACAACTACCAACCAGAAGCCATATATCAACAATTCAAAGACACTATAGATGCCGTCGTTCAGCCACACAATATAAACTCATAA
- a CDS encoding YdcF family protein, whose product MMGILLGLGLCAIATLPFRFLIKRNYTIKYVLLYHFMLISLILGCFFVKAVIPSVLTLPFDLLINLTIVFVASWQCYLLMTYQFKQVRPLYQNPTILILGAGIFTERVTPLLKSRLDAAMTLIPQGSSQFKLIMSGGQGPDEPIPEALAMQRYLIQHGISPQHIVLEDASTNTQENIIFSKAYLDASDIEKLVIVTSDFHIMRALRIAQREGIQATGFGAPTPRLGISLLHDYCGLLFKYPFTWWIFGIVQVLIGIYGLLM is encoded by the coding sequence ATGATGGGCATACTTTTAGGGTTAGGTTTATGTGCAATTGCGACATTACCTTTTCGATTTTTGATTAAACGCAACTACACGATAAAGTACGTTTTATTATATCATTTCATGCTGATCAGTTTAATTTTAGGTTGCTTTTTCGTGAAAGCCGTAATTCCAAGTGTTTTAACCCTCCCTTTTGATTTACTGATTAACTTGACAATCGTGTTTGTCGCATCGTGGCAATGTTACCTTTTGATGACTTATCAATTTAAACAAGTACGACCGCTGTATCAAAACCCAACGATTCTCATTTTAGGTGCAGGTATTTTTACAGAGCGTGTGACACCTTTATTAAAATCACGTTTAGATGCTGCCATGACATTGATCCCACAGGGTTCTTCTCAATTCAAATTGATTATGAGTGGTGGACAAGGTCCCGATGAACCGATACCAGAAGCATTAGCTATGCAACGCTATTTAATACAACATGGTATTTCACCGCAACATATCGTTTTAGAAGACGCTTCGACAAACACACAAGAGAATATTATATTTTCTAAAGCTTACTTGGATGCATCAGATATCGAAAAATTAGTCATCGTCACAAGCGACTTTCATATTATGCGTGCCCTTCGTATTGCACAACGCGAAGGGATTCAAGCGACTGGTTTCGGTGCACCTACACCACGCCTTGGCATCTCTTTACTCCACGATTATTGTGGATTGCTTTTCAAATATCCTTTTACTTGGTGGATTTTTGGTATCGTACAAGTTCTTATCGGTATCTATGGGCTATTGATGTAA
- a CDS encoding TetR/AcrR family transcriptional regulator — protein sequence MNEKDIRVQKTNLRLSQIFLELLEEQLLTKITINHICHKANVHRTTFYQHFKDKYELLWYVCRGVMKPYFNLQFEERLYYPFSSLEKAFDQQIINILQTQKENPKFYRLILKQFSKYFEGELKSHEMTLPFEPHFPVEVFGYVYTSTIQSMNQWRIDCNIAFDAYYMDKLYQKLISFKHE from the coding sequence ATGAATGAAAAAGATATACGTGTACAAAAGACAAATTTAAGATTATCTCAAATATTTTTAGAGTTATTAGAAGAGCAATTGCTCACTAAAATTACAATTAATCATATTTGTCACAAAGCCAATGTGCATCGAACGACTTTTTATCAGCATTTTAAAGATAAATATGAGCTACTTTGGTATGTTTGTAGAGGTGTGATGAAACCTTATTTTAATTTACAATTTGAAGAGCGGCTATATTATCCTTTTAGCAGTCTGGAAAAAGCATTTGATCAACAAATTATAAACATTTTACAAACACAAAAAGAAAATCCTAAATTTTATCGATTAATTTTAAAACAATTTTCCAAGTACTTTGAAGGTGAGCTGAAATCACATGAGATGACGCTGCCTTTTGAACCGCACTTCCCAGTAGAAGTGTTCGGTTATGTGTATACGTCTACGATACAATCTATGAATCAATGGCGCATTGATTGTAATATTGCATTCGATGCTTATTATATGGATAAACTCTATCAAAAATTAATTAGTTTTAAGCACGAATAA
- a CDS encoding ABC transporter ATP-binding protein produces the protein MSLIVQDLVKTFGKGEAETKVLNNINFEVNPGEFVILNGASGSGKSTLLSIIGGLLSPTEGQVLLNGEAFNHLNQSELTEKRLKDIGFIFQAAHLVPYLKVSAQLELVGKEAGMSKKAARERAVALLKRIGLAHRLDAYPHMLSGGEKQRVAIMRAWMNQPQLLLADEPTASLDAKRATEVVEMIKSQVKEEGAIGIMVTHDERLFDYADRMIYLKDGQLSDKTHASKIAVQS, from the coding sequence ATGAGTTTAATTGTCCAAGATTTAGTCAAAACGTTTGGTAAGGGTGAAGCAGAGACCAAGGTTCTGAACAATATTAATTTTGAAGTCAATCCCGGTGAATTTGTCATTTTAAATGGTGCATCTGGATCGGGTAAATCAACATTATTATCTATTATTGGCGGGCTGCTTTCTCCTACAGAAGGTCAAGTTTTATTAAATGGTGAAGCGTTCAATCATTTAAATCAAAGTGAATTAACTGAAAAAAGATTAAAAGATATTGGCTTTATTTTTCAAGCTGCACATCTTGTGCCTTATTTAAAAGTCAGTGCGCAATTAGAATTGGTAGGAAAAGAAGCGGGAATGAGTAAAAAGGCGGCTCGTGAACGTGCGGTTGCGCTGTTAAAACGTATTGGCTTGGCACATCGACTAGATGCCTATCCACATATGCTATCTGGTGGAGAAAAGCAACGTGTGGCGATTATGCGTGCTTGGATGAATCAACCACAATTGTTATTAGCGGATGAGCCTACCGCAAGCTTAGATGCAAAGCGTGCAACGGAAGTGGTAGAAATGATTAAAAGTCAAGTGAAAGAAGAAGGTGCAATCGGCATTATGGTGACACATGATGAGCGATTATTCGACTATGCTGATCGTATGATTTACCTGAAAGATGGTCAATTATCTGATAAAACGCATGCATCAAAAATAGCAGTTCAATCATGA
- the mqo gene encoding malate dehydrogenase (quinone), producing MNNLHNKTDVVLIGGGIMSATLGTLLKELEPDWDINVFERLDECAQESSNVWNNAGTGHSALCELNYTSEKEDGTMDISKAIKINEQFQVSKQFWSYLVKKGQLQNPEAFIRTVPHMSFVTGEENVRFLEARVKALRENVLFQGMSLADDFETLKEWVPLMMEGREDTTTPIAATRDESGTDVNFGALTRKLLSQIKAKGGALYYEHEVLDLKQHKDGTWTVKIKDLKENRVFTVSSKFVFIGAGGASLPLLQKTGIPESKHIGGFPVSGLFLVCKNPEVVQKHRAKVYGKAEVGAPPMSVPHLDTRFIDGERALLFGPFAGFSPKFLKTGSYLDLIKSVKPNNVTTMLAAGAKEMGLTKYLIQQLLLSNDQRMADLKAFVPTAQNEDWEVVVAGQRVQVIKDTKEKGKGTLQFGTEVITSKDGTLAALLGASPGASTAVAVMLDILQRAFPNQFKEWEPRVKEMVPSFGKRLTDEIELFKSLNHEISKQLKLDESGTLLS from the coding sequence ATGAACAACTTACATAACAAGACAGATGTCGTACTTATCGGCGGCGGAATTATGAGTGCTACATTAGGCACATTACTAAAAGAGTTGGAACCAGACTGGGATATTAATGTTTTTGAACGCTTAGATGAATGTGCGCAAGAAAGTTCAAATGTATGGAATAATGCTGGAACAGGTCATTCTGCATTATGCGAATTAAACTATACAAGCGAAAAAGAAGACGGCACGATGGATATTTCTAAAGCGATTAAAATTAACGAGCAATTCCAAGTGTCTAAACAATTTTGGTCATATCTCGTTAAAAAAGGTCAATTACAAAATCCTGAAGCATTTATTCGTACAGTACCTCATATGAGTTTTGTAACTGGGGAAGAAAATGTAAGATTTTTAGAAGCACGTGTAAAAGCACTCCGTGAAAATGTACTGTTCCAAGGCATGTCTCTAGCAGATGATTTTGAAACATTAAAAGAATGGGTGCCTTTAATGATGGAAGGCCGTGAAGATACAACGACACCGATTGCGGCAACGCGAGATGAATCGGGGACAGATGTCAATTTTGGGGCATTAACACGTAAGTTATTGTCACAAATTAAAGCCAAAGGGGGCGCGCTGTATTACGAACATGAGGTGTTAGACTTAAAGCAACATAAAGATGGAACTTGGACTGTGAAGATTAAAGATTTAAAAGAAAATCGTGTTTTCACAGTGTCATCTAAATTTGTATTCATTGGGGCAGGGGGCGCTAGTTTACCGTTATTACAAAAAACAGGTATCCCTGAATCCAAACATATTGGAGGCTTTCCGGTAAGTGGGCTGTTTTTAGTATGCAAAAATCCAGAAGTTGTGCAAAAACATAGAGCTAAAGTTTATGGTAAGGCTGAAGTAGGTGCACCACCTATGTCGGTTCCACACTTGGATACACGTTTTATTGATGGTGAACGTGCATTATTATTTGGTCCTTTTGCAGGTTTTTCACCTAAATTTTTGAAAACAGGTTCATATTTAGATCTCATTAAATCTGTGAAACCTAATAATGTCACAACTATGTTAGCAGCGGGTGCGAAAGAAATGGGATTAACGAAGTATCTCATCCAACAGCTGTTACTTTCAAATGATCAAAGAATGGCGGATTTAAAAGCCTTTGTACCAACTGCACAAAATGAAGACTGGGAAGTAGTTGTGGCCGGTCAACGTGTTCAAGTGATTAAAGATACTAAAGAAAAAGGTAAAGGCACGCTTCAATTTGGTACGGAAGTGATTACTTCTAAAGATGGTACACTTGCGGCACTTTTAGGCGCATCACCAGGTGCTTCTACTGCAGTTGCAGTGATGCTCGACATTTTACAACGTGCATTTCCAAATCAATTTAAAGAATGGGAGCCACGTGTAAAAGAAATGGTACCTTCATTCGGTAAGCGTCTTACAGATGAAATCGAACTTTTTAAATCTTTGAATCATGAAATTTCAAAACAATTAAAATTAGATGAGTCTGGTACATTATTAAGTTAA
- a CDS encoding sensor histidine kinase yields the protein MLKSLYSRFAIYTLTVMIISALLSFEISNIYYHFELKDKNDAKIMATLKRAQAYKEAQQEQDLKRYLTLLGNLNYQVVAYNAKGEVQSFGEPFRKDNLNRATISHVLSGHDYHGIAKRPFHPFITGFFDNETRNTVGTQFKTDHGRYAVFIRPDIGHTFAEFRIFLLVLLVLLVVISILLVIWSTYALVKPVKQLRNATERMMSGDFATPIAITRRDELGTLQQHFDTMRLELKQLDDMRQHFVQNVSHEIKTPLTHIHHLLTQLQQEKTTPKQSDYIAKIYDETHRLSQLTRQLLLLSELDNDAHLQFDDDIKVHQCVLAILKNENYAIDQKNQVLIYDLDEVTIKGNQRLLTQAFENIIRNAIKYTDTYGTIEIQLTANDKNVYFEVTDDGPGMSESVQKHIFERFYKTTSHTDSNGLGLAITKSIIERHHGEISVNSQLGDGTTFTIILPRHA from the coding sequence ATGCTTAAATCACTTTATTCTCGTTTTGCTATTTATACACTGACGGTTATGATTATTAGCGCCCTTTTAAGTTTTGAAATTTCCAATATTTATTATCACTTTGAACTCAAAGACAAAAACGATGCGAAAATAATGGCTACTTTAAAACGCGCACAAGCTTATAAAGAAGCACAGCAAGAACAAGATTTAAAGCGCTATTTAACATTATTAGGAAATCTTAATTATCAAGTGGTCGCATACAATGCAAAGGGGGAAGTTCAATCTTTCGGAGAACCTTTTAGGAAAGATAATTTAAATCGCGCAACAATTTCACACGTCTTATCCGGTCATGACTATCACGGAATCGCAAAAAGACCTTTTCATCCTTTTATTACTGGCTTTTTTGATAATGAAACACGTAATACAGTCGGCACTCAATTTAAAACTGATCATGGTCGTTATGCCGTATTTATCCGACCTGATATCGGTCATACCTTTGCAGAATTTAGAATTTTTCTGCTCGTTTTACTCGTATTACTCGTTGTTATTTCTATTTTACTTGTTATTTGGTCCACTTATGCTTTAGTGAAGCCTGTGAAACAACTTAGAAATGCAACAGAACGTATGATGTCTGGTGATTTCGCAACACCAATTGCTATTACACGTCGTGATGAATTGGGGACATTACAACAACATTTTGATACGATGCGCCTTGAATTAAAACAACTCGATGATATGCGCCAACACTTTGTACAAAATGTCTCTCATGAGATTAAAACGCCTTTAACACATATTCATCATTTATTAACCCAATTACAACAAGAAAAAACAACACCTAAACAATCGGACTATATTGCTAAGATTTATGATGAAACTCATCGCTTAAGTCAATTGACACGTCAGCTTCTATTGTTATCTGAACTGGACAATGATGCACATCTTCAATTTGACGATGACATCAAAGTACATCAATGTGTATTGGCTATCTTAAAAAACGAAAACTATGCGATTGACCAAAAGAATCAAGTCTTAATATATGATCTGGATGAAGTTACGATTAAAGGAAATCAACGTTTACTGACCCAGGCTTTTGAAAATATCATTCGTAATGCGATTAAATATACAGATACTTATGGGACGATTGAAATCCAACTCACAGCAAATGATAAGAATGTTTACTTTGAGGTCACAGACGATGGCCCTGGTATGTCTGAATCAGTTCAAAAACACATCTTTGAGCGTTTTTATAAAACGACATCACATACTGATAGCAATGGATTAGGCCTAGCAATTACAAAATCTATTATAGAACGCCATCATGGAGAAATTAGCGTTAACAGTCAACTGGGTGACGGCACGACATTTACAATCATATTGCCACGCCATGCTTAA
- a CDS encoding thioredoxin family protein, protein MERLKSLEAYEQFIQTHEIAIVHISRENCSVCHAVLPRVEALVERYEGVALGHLSADDVPEIAGALSIFTVPVDILFYEGKEMHREGRFIDLDRLESQLFKIYESINR, encoded by the coding sequence ATGGAAAGATTAAAAAGTTTAGAAGCCTATGAACAGTTTATACAGACGCATGAAATCGCAATTGTGCATATTTCGAGAGAAAATTGTTCAGTTTGTCATGCGGTATTGCCAAGAGTTGAAGCGCTCGTTGAACGATATGAAGGTGTTGCTTTAGGGCATTTGAGTGCGGATGATGTGCCCGAAATTGCCGGGGCTTTATCCATTTTTACAGTTCCAGTTGATATCCTATTTTACGAAGGGAAAGAAATGCATCGAGAAGGTCGATTTATTGATTTAGATCGTTTAGAATCACAATTATTTAAAATTTATGAGAGCATCAATAGATAA
- a CDS encoding response regulator transcription factor: protein MPVTCLIVDDDPEILNYVETRLQHEGYHAVSLKSGEAALSYLEKHTIDIAIVDIMMDGMDGFELCQTLKYDYEYPVIMLTARDALNDKERAFLAGTDDYVTKPFEVAELVFRIKAVLRRYQVETATQLTLGNLTIDQSQLEVKVGSKGMILPNKEFALLSLLVAYPRQVFERESLIEKIWGLDYEGDERTVDVHIKRLRTRLAKLGANIHIETVRGIGYKVMENA, encoded by the coding sequence ATGCCAGTCACGTGTTTAATCGTAGACGATGACCCTGAAATACTAAACTATGTCGAAACACGCCTCCAACATGAAGGCTATCATGCCGTTTCATTAAAAAGTGGAGAAGCCGCACTGAGTTACCTTGAAAAGCACACGATTGATATTGCAATTGTAGATATTATGATGGACGGTATGGACGGTTTTGAGCTATGCCAAACTTTAAAATATGACTATGAATATCCCGTCATTATGTTAACAGCACGAGATGCCCTAAACGATAAGGAACGCGCCTTTTTAGCTGGAACAGATGATTATGTCACAAAACCGTTCGAAGTGGCTGAACTTGTCTTTAGAATTAAAGCTGTATTAAGACGATATCAAGTCGAAACAGCTACACAACTGACATTAGGAAATTTAACAATAGATCAAAGTCAATTAGAAGTAAAAGTGGGGTCTAAAGGCATGATATTACCTAATAAAGAGTTTGCCTTACTGAGTTTATTAGTTGCTTACCCTAGACAAGTTTTTGAACGTGAATCACTGATTGAAAAAATATGGGGCTTGGATTATGAGGGGGATGAAAGAACTGTGGATGTCCACATTAAACGCTTGCGCACGCGATTGGCTAAGCTTGGAGCTAATATCCATATCGAAACCGTTCGTGGTATCGGTTATAAGGTGATGGAAAATGCTTAA
- a CDS encoding MarR family winged helix-turn-helix transcriptional regulator: MADSKTMSQHVTFMGEFMTNMNALTTALLKDLRSKYGVSNEQSSVLLMLSSHKSLTLTEITLKQGVNKAAVSRRIKKLVDLGLVQWMTMNHEYDKRLKYVALTEEGANYVRASRDLIANLANKMLSDIPLNQIEATREMLEKIDERIKSQLSRL; encoded by the coding sequence ATGGCTGATTCTAAAACAATGAGTCAACATGTAACGTTTATGGGTGAGTTTATGACGAATATGAATGCGTTAACGACAGCGTTATTAAAAGATTTGCGTTCGAAATATGGGGTTTCTAACGAACAATCAAGTGTCCTTTTGATGCTCTCTAGTCATAAATCATTAACTTTAACGGAAATTACTTTAAAGCAAGGTGTCAATAAAGCAGCTGTCAGTAGGCGGATTAAGAAACTCGTGGACCTTGGGCTAGTTCAGTGGATGACAATGAATCATGAATACGATAAACGATTAAAATATGTAGCACTTACCGAAGAAGGGGCAAATTATGTACGTGCATCGCGCGATTTGATAGCTAATCTTGCCAATAAAATGTTATCAGATATTCCGCTTAATCAAATTGAAGCTACGCGGGAAATGCTTGAAAAGATAGATGAACGTATCAAATCTCAGCTCAGTCGTTTATAA
- a CDS encoding TcaA second domain-containing protein has product MTSQKVSNILSSKDNKVGRKEAATYIKYIKDEIGMKKFEKDVFRTVDSLNHETAVASYVKTKKGQDVLRISKNGRRYLIFDNIGFKAPTKQAVIKSNEKATFEFESDGLKKKIITEKGQSVALGNYIPGRYAVDAVKTTDRGTYEGQLKFDFDQSSNETIPVTEDFEEAKVKVKLKNTEGLNKKDLMIVINGEKIKPRSDETYESFPLNKDIVIYAEGKSYDQKFNSNEKVIKKNDIQSENEVELSFDKDEIKKFNASKQKNTFDKVSEFIKKYTGALNKAYEKSDFAEVSSYLLKDTSNYEVMKAKINGHTQYHFTNPKVTNVSKNNDFYSVLVEKENEQGQIIQSHYLIDGDANGEHLKIVNYEDY; this is encoded by the coding sequence ATGACGTCGCAAAAAGTATCGAATATTCTTAGTTCAAAGGACAATAAAGTAGGTCGAAAAGAAGCGGCAACTTACATCAAATATATTAAAGATGAAATAGGAATGAAAAAATTTGAAAAAGATGTTTTCCGCACTGTGGATAGTTTAAATCATGAGACAGCCGTTGCTTCTTACGTTAAAACGAAAAAGGGGCAAGATGTTTTACGAATTAGTAAAAATGGGCGGCGCTATCTCATTTTTGATAATATCGGATTTAAAGCACCTACAAAACAAGCTGTCATCAAATCAAATGAAAAAGCAACTTTTGAATTTGAATCAGACGGTTTGAAGAAGAAAATCATTACTGAAAAAGGGCAATCCGTCGCTTTAGGGAATTACATCCCTGGACGGTACGCAGTTGATGCAGTTAAGACAACAGACCGAGGGACTTATGAAGGACAACTGAAGTTTGATTTTGATCAAAGTAGCAACGAGACGATACCTGTAACAGAGGATTTTGAAGAAGCGAAAGTAAAAGTGAAACTTAAAAATACTGAAGGTTTGAATAAAAAAGACTTAATGATTGTCATTAATGGTGAAAAAATTAAACCGCGATCAGATGAAACGTATGAATCATTCCCGCTTAACAAAGATATAGTGATTTATGCGGAAGGAAAATCCTATGATCAAAAGTTTAATTCGAATGAAAAAGTAATCAAAAAGAATGACATACAGTCTGAAAATGAAGTGGAATTGTCCTTTGATAAGGATGAAATTAAAAAATTTAATGCATCCAAACAAAAGAATACTTTTGACAAAGTCAGTGAGTTTATCAAGAAATACACAGGTGCGCTCAATAAAGCCTATGAAAAATCAGATTTTGCTGAGGTTTCAAGTTATCTATTAAAAGATACATCTAATTATGAGGTCATGAAAGCGAAAATTAATGGACACACACAATATCATTTTACAAACCCCAAAGTGACGAATGTAAGTAAAAATAATGATTTTTATTCGGTGTTAGTTGAAAAAGAAAATGAGCAAGGTCAAATCATTCAATCCCATTATTTAATTGATGGTGATGCCAATGGGGAACATTTAAAAATCGTCAATTATGAAGACTATTAA
- a CDS encoding ABC transporter permease, translating into MSIALNELKFHKFKYLLITFIVILLASMVLFITGLAQGLARENISLIDSFKSEQFVIQKGVDQQLEKSNLSDSEQQAVEKFVTQSPLKLTMATGKFKGDTMDMLFETMPKQELPSLKAGQLPQHDGEVTINSKLEGEGLHIGDTIHIKGNDTKLKVVGFFDDAMYAHTNVALVNEGGLKKVANHQSATALYFLNHVSKNDIDHLKQIKDVKVVNKDDLTGAIPSYQAEQAPLNMMIVSLFVITAIVLTAFFYVMTIQKTAEIGILKAIGMKTSHLLWSLLFQILFITIIGVLIALGVIAGLSAALPVTMPFHISMMNMVLVVIVFIVVAVIGALLSLIRVFKIDPIEAIGGGNQ; encoded by the coding sequence ATGTCTATTGCATTAAATGAACTGAAGTTTCATAAATTTAAATATCTGTTAATTACGTTTATTGTGATCTTACTGGCAAGTATGGTGCTCTTTATTACGGGATTAGCACAGGGCTTAGCAAGAGAAAATATTTCGCTTATTGATTCCTTTAAATCAGAACAATTTGTGATTCAAAAAGGCGTGGATCAACAACTTGAAAAATCGAATTTGTCAGATTCGGAACAGCAAGCCGTTGAAAAATTCGTTACGCAGTCTCCTTTAAAATTAACCATGGCAACTGGAAAATTTAAAGGGGATACGATGGATATGTTATTCGAAACAATGCCGAAGCAAGAATTACCTTCATTAAAAGCAGGTCAACTTCCACAACATGACGGGGAAGTCACTATAAATAGTAAACTCGAGGGAGAAGGTTTACACATCGGTGATACGATTCATATCAAAGGGAATGATACAAAATTGAAAGTTGTCGGCTTCTTCGATGATGCGATGTATGCACATACGAATGTGGCATTGGTCAATGAAGGCGGTCTTAAGAAAGTTGCCAATCATCAAAGTGCGACTGCTTTATACTTTTTGAATCATGTGAGTAAAAATGATATTGACCATCTTAAACAGATAAAAGATGTGAAAGTCGTAAATAAAGACGATTTAACGGGTGCAATTCCAAGTTATCAAGCAGAACAAGCACCACTGAATATGATGATTGTCAGCTTATTTGTAATTACTGCTATTGTTTTGACTGCATTTTTCTATGTGATGACGATTCAAAAAACGGCAGAAATCGGTATTTTGAAAGCAATCGGAATGAAGACAAGTCACTTATTATGGTCATTACTATTCCAAATTCTGTTTATTACAATCATTGGTGTCTTGATTGCATTGGGAGTTATTGCAGGCCTTTCCGCAGCATTGCCTGTTACAATGCCTTTTCATATTAGTATGATGAACATGGTGCTCGTTGTGATTGTCTTTATCGTGGTCGCCGTGATTGGGGCGCTGTTATCGTTGATTCGTGTTTTTAAAATTGACCCTATTGAAGCAATTGGAGGTGGAAATCAATGA